TGATAAATACATACATTCAGCAGAAGCAATACTGAATGGAAATAAACACAATTTTACGGCTAAGGTTACATCAAAGGATATGTACACATCCCTTGATATGCTGGAAACCAAGCTTATCACCCAGATTAAAAAGCACAAGGATAAGATTGTAAAGCCGGTTAAAGGCGGAAAACGCCCGGGTATTGAAAAGATACTTGCAAATGTGCCGGTGTCCGGAAAGGCAAGCAATGACCGCTACAACGAAGTGGTGGAAGAAGATTTAATGGCGGCAAAGCCCATGAATACGGAAGAAGCAATGGAAGAAGCTGAAATAGCCCCTGAAAAAATGCTGGTTTTCTTCAACGTAGATTTTAACAAGGTATGCCTGATAAGAAAAAGAAAAGATAAAAAATTCGGTTTGACCATATCCAAATACTGATAGAGGTGGAATTAATATGAGAATTCTTGATTTTCTTGAAAAGGACAGCATTGAACTTAACCTTAAGGCTAAAAACAAAAAAGAAGCAATTGAGGAAATTGTAGAAATCCTTAAAAAGAAAAACGCCATTATTGACAAGGACGTAACTATAGAGTCCCTGCTTGAAAGGGAAGAACTTGGCAGCACGGGCGTTGGACAGGGAATTGCAATACCTCACAGCAAGACAAAAGGAGTAAAGGAACTTATCGGCGCGTTTGCTATTTCTAAAAATGGCGTGGAATTTGACGCCCTTGACGGCGAACCGGTACATATATTCTTCCTTCTTCTTGCTCCTGAAGGCGCGGCGGGCGTAATGCTTAAGGCGCTGGCAAGGGTAAGCAACTTTCTTAAGAACAAGTATTACAGAAAAAAAATACTTGATGCTGTTGATAAAGAAGCGGTTATTCAGATAATTGAAGAGGAAGAAAAGACAAAACAGTGATGTGCGGCTCCTTA
The Candidatus Goldiibacteriota bacterium HGW-Goldbacteria-1 DNA segment above includes these coding regions:
- the raiA gene encoding ribosomal subunit interface protein, translated to MEINITGRHLDLTKGITDYAKKRFKKVEEYFDFKDNGKLHIVISVDKYIHSAEAILNGNKHNFTAKVTSKDMYTSLDMLETKLITQIKKHKDKIVKPVKGGKRPGIEKILANVPVSGKASNDRYNEVVEEDLMAAKPMNTEEAMEEAEIAPEKMLVFFNVDFNKVCLIRKRKDKKFGLTISKY